The genomic DNA GAGACATGGAAATGGGACCTAACCGCTGTGCCATACATGACCACTAAAGTGGGTGCATGATGGATATTCTCCTGTATGGAGTCATGGTGCTTCTGGGTCTGATCGGATCATTCTTTTCCGGTTTGCTGGGTATAGGCGGAGCCATTATCAATTATCCGTTATTGCTTTTTGTCCCGGCTGGCTTAGGTGTAGCGCATTTTTCAGCGCAAGAAGTGTCCACGATTAGCATGTTTCAGGTCTTCTTTTCCTCATTAGCGGGAGTATTGGCCTTTCGCAATAGAAAAAACAAGCCTTCCCTTGTGCATAAGGGACTTGTCTTGTATATGGGCACAAGCATTATGCTTGGAAGTCTGATCGGCGGAATGGTATCTCATTTTCTGGACGAACAAGTGATCAATATCATTTATGGGGTGCTGGCGATGCTCGCCGTCGTGCTGATGCTTATACCAAATAAAGGGAAACCCGAACAATCCACAAGCGAAATTACGTTTAACAAATGGATCGCGATGGGGGCCGCCTTTTTGGTCGGTATCATATCAGGCGTCGTAGGTGCAGGAGGGGCATTCATTTTAATTCCTATTATGTTAACCGTGCTCAAGATTCCTACCCGAACGACCATTGCATCCTCACTCGCTATTGTGTTCATTTCTGCCATTGGCGGTGTGATTGGCAAAATATCAACGGGCCATATTCCGATTATCGTAACTGCTTTTACGGTATTGGGGAGTTTGATCGGCGCACCTCTGGGCTCCAAATGGAGTGCGAAAATCAATCCAGTTATTTTGCGATACTGTTTAGTGGTATTGATCCTTCTTACTACCATTAAAATTTGGAGTTCCATATTAGGATTTTAAATAACAAAGTTGCAGTGAAAAAGGAGCTTTCAGGATGAATCAGGAATATACTCAGCAAAAAACTACCATCGTATTATTCAGCGGGGAGCTGGATAAGGCTATCGCTGCATTTATTATCGCAAATGGTGCGGCGGCTTACGACCATGAAGTGACCATCTTCTTTACGTTTTGGGGGCTAAACACGCTGCGTAAGGAGGAACTCGTACGCACAAATAAGGGGCTACTCGAAAAAGCCTTTGGCTGGATCATGCCGCGTGGACCCCAAAAGCTGGCATTGTCCAAAATGAATTTTGCAGGACTCGGCCCGCAGATGATCAAGCATGTCATGAAAAAGCATAATGCGCTTTCTCTTCCGCAGCTTATCGAGCTGGCGCAAGAGCAGGGAATCAAGCTGGTAGCTTGTACCATGACCATGGATCTGCTAGGACTGCAACAGGAAGAACTGATGGACGGTTTGGAATATGCCGGAGTAGCTGCCTACTTGGGGGATGCTACGCAGGGCAAGGTAAATCTATTCATTTAGGGTGTCTTAATTATTTTTTTGGTTTATAATATACCTATACATGTATATGATTAAATCAAAAAGGAGTCTATACCTTATGGATTACAATTATAGTGATGAACTGAAAACACGCCTGAGAAGAATTGAGGGTCAGGTGCGTGGGGTGCTTCGTTTAATGGATGAAGGACAGTCCTGCAAGGACGTAGTAAGCCAGTTATCTGCCGTACGCAACGCATCCGATAAGGCAATTGCCCAAATCGTGGCAGAGAATCTGCAACGTTGTATATTGGAAGAGCAAGAAGCTGGTGGAGATACAGATAAACTTGTTAAGGAAGCAATTCAGCTTCTCGTAAAAAGCCGTTAAGGAGGTCATTTTATTATGTCTTTTAAAGTTGAAAAAGAAATTACTCCTCAGCAGCTCGCGGCCCGTCTGAAACAAAATGAGGAAATTGTCATTATAGATGTACGCGAACCTGCTGAATGGTCAGAAGGCCATATTGAAAGTGCCAAGCACATTCCCCTCGGTCAATTGCTGGAAAGACAACACGAGCTTGATCCAAAGCAAGAAACGATTATAGTATGCAGAAGCGGAAACCGCAGCGGGCTGGCATGTGAATTACTTGGCGAAAAAGGTTTTAATGCGGTTAATATGATCGGTGGCATGAATGAGTGGACAGATACAACGGTATAAGCATAAAATTTTTCTTAGGGCAATATTATTTCAAATAATATTGCCCTCTATACATAAGGAACGGTGAACATAAGTGCCTAAATTTTTGTTGAAATAAACAGGATGTTGAGAAGTTTCGTTCGTAACCCGAATACGAAAACCCCCATTTCCATTGGGTATGATTTCATTTAAATGAATGCTGGATTGTTGAACATCCGTTTCCAGATCCATGTCTTTATGGCAATTACCTGTTGATTTTTGTAAGACGAACCCGTAACATTAGAAAAAAATATAACGGGAGCCTGTGGAAGCAAGCTGAGAGTATGACTAAGCCGTCGTAGACCGTGTGAACCTGTTGGATAATGCCAGCGTAGGGATAACTGTATACATATGTATAAGCCAACAGTCTTTCACAGGTTCCTGAAGAAAGAGGGTTGGTTTTTTGTGTTAGATAAAAAGGCTTTATTGCTACAAAATATGCGGGATACGAATCCGCTCATTCACAATATAACTAATGTGGTCGTCACCAATTTTACGGCAAACGGACTGCTCGCGCTCGGCGCTTCACCAGTTATGGCATACGCCAAAGAGGAAGTCGCAGATATGGCCCGTATTGCAGGGGCGCTTGTACTTAACATCGGGACGTTAAATGAGGAACTTGTAGAGTCCATGATTGTGGCTGGTTTATCGGCTAATGAGCATGGGGTACCCGTGCTGTTAGATCCCGTGGGTGCGGGGGCGACTCCATTCCGCACAGCCTCCGCTCTCCGTATTCTAGATCGGGTCAAGGTGGATATTATTCGCGGTAACGCTGCTGAAGTTGCACAAATCATTGGCGAAGACATGCAGATTAAAGGTGTCGATGCTGGAGAAACAGGTGATTTGAATATTCCACAACTTGCAGTCAAAACAGCCCATCAACTGAATACGATTGTTGCAATCACCGGCAAAGAAGACGTCATTACCGACGGCCGTATAGGATGGATCATTGAAAACGGCCATGGCATGCTTACCAAAGTTACGGGAGCTGGTTGCCTATTAACTTCGGTGCTGGGCGCTTTCGCTGCTGTCGAAAACGACAGGCTTACTGCTGGTATGGTAGCACTTGCCGTATATGGCGTTGCTGCTGAAATGGCAGCGGAACGAAAAGGTGCAGAAGGACCAGGAAGCTTTCAGATCGAGCCGCTTAATATGCTGTTCGCTGTAACGCCGGACGATGTGCGCCAGTACGGTAGGGTGCGCCCGCTAGAATTACAGGGCGGAAAACCCTCAGTCAGTTAACACCGCTCGATTTTTTAACGTCATTGGTTTTAAGTGAAATTGTGGGAAATACACTATACGACGATAAGGTGAGCATTGGGCAACTTTTGTTTGCTTTGATACCGTGGTGCGCGCTGTCCTACTTTTTTGAAAAGGCAACGACCCATTTTGTAAGATTTGGATATATGGCGGAGGGCCGGACTGTACTGCTCATCGAGCCAAACGAAGCGAGGGCCGCAATCAGCAGCAATTGCCGGACCAGGAGCAGCACGATATGCCGCATCCGGTCGAAAATGCTGGCGCCTTGAATCGCTGCCGCCCGCAGCATTGTACCCGACAGATTGCCAAAGGCCCCAAGCTGCACCCTAACCGCATATGGAATTGCTCCGGCGATACCGGCAATGACCAGTAGGGAAGGGGTGCCGTACAAATGAAGGCCGATGGACTCCAGCCATTTCTGATTCCAGATGAAAATATACCCGATCCCCAGGACTACGCCGGGTACCGCCAGCGATACAATCTATGATTTATTGA from Paenibacillus sp. FSL R10-2782 includes the following:
- a CDS encoding sulfite exporter TauE/SafE family protein gives rise to the protein MDILLYGVMVLLGLIGSFFSGLLGIGGAIINYPLLLFVPAGLGVAHFSAQEVSTISMFQVFFSSLAGVLAFRNRKNKPSLVHKGLVLYMGTSIMLGSLIGGMVSHFLDEQVINIIYGVLAMLAVVLMLIPNKGKPEQSTSEITFNKWIAMGAAFLVGIISGVVGAGGAFILIPIMLTVLKIPTRTTIASSLAIVFISAIGGVIGKISTGHIPIIVTAFTVLGSLIGAPLGSKWSAKINPVILRYCLVVLILLTTIKIWSSILGF
- a CDS encoding metal-sensitive transcriptional regulator, whose protein sequence is MDYNYSDELKTRLRRIEGQVRGVLRLMDEGQSCKDVVSQLSAVRNASDKAIAQIVAENLQRCILEEQEAGGDTDKLVKEAIQLLVKSR
- a CDS encoding rhodanese-like domain-containing protein — its product is MSFKVEKEITPQQLAARLKQNEEIVIIDVREPAEWSEGHIESAKHIPLGQLLERQHELDPKQETIIVCRSGNRSGLACELLGEKGFNAVNMIGGMNEWTDTTV
- a CDS encoding DsrE/DsrF/DrsH-like family protein, translating into MNQEYTQQKTTIVLFSGELDKAIAAFIIANGAAAYDHEVTIFFTFWGLNTLRKEELVRTNKGLLEKAFGWIMPRGPQKLALSKMNFAGLGPQMIKHVMKKHNALSLPQLIELAQEQGIKLVACTMTMDLLGLQQEELMDGLEYAGVAAYLGDATQGKVNLFI
- the thiM gene encoding hydroxyethylthiazole kinase, producing MLDKKALLLQNMRDTNPLIHNITNVVVTNFTANGLLALGASPVMAYAKEEVADMARIAGALVLNIGTLNEELVESMIVAGLSANEHGVPVLLDPVGAGATPFRTASALRILDRVKVDIIRGNAAEVAQIIGEDMQIKGVDAGETGDLNIPQLAVKTAHQLNTIVAITGKEDVITDGRIGWIIENGHGMLTKVTGAGCLLTSVLGAFAAVENDRLTAGMVALAVYGVAAEMAAERKGAEGPGSFQIEPLNMLFAVTPDDVRQYGRVRPLELQGGKPSVS